The following coding sequences lie in one Euzebyales bacterium genomic window:
- a CDS encoding transposase, whose product MCAEIGDFARFAHPRLLAGFLGITPSEHTSDDTRRQGAITKAGPSHARRLLVEAAHHYRRPPRLGVALQRRQAGADPRVCAVAWRALQRLYRQWQRLHTQRRRPSGVVAVACARELSAFLWEAATIT is encoded by the coding sequence TTGTGCGCCGAGATCGGCGACTTCGCCCGCTTCGCGCATCCCCGGCTGCTGGCCGGGTTCCTCGGCATCACCCCGTCCGAGCACACCAGCGACGACACCCGCCGCCAGGGGGCGATCACCAAGGCCGGCCCGTCGCACGCGCGGCGGCTGCTGGTCGAGGCCGCGCACCACTACCGGCGGCCACCACGCCTCGGCGTGGCCCTGCAGCGGCGGCAGGCCGGCGCCGACCCACGGGTGTGCGCGGTCGCCTGGCGCGCCCTGCAACGCCTGTACCGCCAGTGGCAGCGGCTGCACACCCAACGACGCAGGCCGTCAGGTGTCGTCGCGGTCGCCTGCGCCCGTGAACTGTCCGCGTTCCTGTGGGAGGCCGCCACCATCACCTGA